Proteins encoded in a region of the Candidozyma auris chromosome 7, complete sequence genome:
- a CDS encoding FAD-dependent oxidoreductase, whose amino-acid sequence MTQIVVVGAGIIGLYTVFELIERGIDPHTITIIAEFFPGDQSIHYASPYAGAYYTPFVDTVDFARYTYERFNEIVAFIGHDRPGITKTPTVEHFAEQIREEEVVDIVRFIPDLKLGRSDILGCKSQASFTGITFNPPLLTASLFERFKTLGVKARRHKLKRLEDVIENSVTAVFNCSGLGAALLADDDKVYPTRGQAVVIRDSTIDKAVAAWTTSSSTYVIPRPFSGTHEVILGGFYQPNVSTPDTFGEDTEDIIDRTSKIYPHLLHKKSRADLEIMRVVVGLRPSREGGARVEQDLTKNVPIYHNYGAGGSGFINGLGMANKCVELYLNNKDT is encoded by the exons ATGACGCAGATCGTGGTCGTTGG GGCTGGCATCATTGGCCTATACACtgtttttgagctcattgaacGTGGAATTGATCCACATACAATAACCATCATAGCGGAATTCTTTCCGGGAGACCAATCCATTCACTACGCATCGCCATACGCTGGCGCCTACTACACTCCATTCGTTGACACTGTCGATTTCGCTCGTTACACTTACGAGCGCTTTAATGAAATAGTCGCTTTCATTGGACACGATCGTCCAGGAATAACGAAGACACCTACAGTGGAGCATTTTGCGGAACAGATTCGCGAGGAAGAGGTTGTTGACATAGTGCGCTTCATTCCAGACCTAAAGTTGGGAAGATCTGATATTCTTGGCTGCAAGTCCCAAGCGTCATTCACGGGTATCACATTTAATCCCCCATTGCTAACTGCTTCATTATTTGAAAGATTTAAGACGTTGGGCGTCAAGGCAAGAAGACATAAGTTAAAGAGACTCGAAGACGTGATTGAAAATAGTGTAACGGCTGTCTTCAATTGTTCCGGCCTTGGTGCAGCTTTACTTGCGGACGATGACAAAGTCTATCCCACGAGAGGCCAAGCTGTTGTTATACGTGATTCAACAATCGACAAAGCAGTTGCCGCATGGACGACAAGTAGCTCTACCTATGTTATACCTCGTCCATTTTCAGGTACACACGAGGTAATTTTGGGTGGATTTTATCAACCAAACGTTTCAACGCCTGATACTTTCGGAGAAGACACCGAAGACATCATCGACAGGACTTCGAAAATCTACCCgcatcttctccacaaaaagtCACGCGCTGATTTGGAGATCATGAGAGTCGTTGTTGGCTTGAGGCCATCGAGGGAGGGAGGTGCAAGGGTTGAGCAGGATCTCACAAAAAATGTTCCGATATATCACAACTATGGCGCTGGTGGCCTGGGTTTCATCAATGGCCTTGGAATGGCTAATAAATGTGTGGAGCTCTATTTAAATAACAAAGATACTTAA
- a CDS encoding F1F0 ATP synthase subunit e: protein MSTFNVLRYSALGAGLVYGAVHRYNLESAVSEQRKAEEWKKKEKLIKQAKAEYARLHAPKEQPNSGASLSLKTLEDPNLDFGKVLESLVQKLE, encoded by the coding sequence ATGTCGACGTTCAACGTGTTAAGATACTCTGCTCTCGGTGCTGGTCTCGTCTATGGAGCCGTTCACAGATACAACTTGGAGTCCGCTGTCAGTGAACAGCGCAAGGCCGAGgaatggaagaagaaggagaagttgatcaagcaGGCCAAGGCCGAGTACGCCAGATTGCACGCTCCAAAGGAACAGCCTAACAGTGGTGCTTCGTTGTCGTTGAAGACGTTGGAGGACCCCAACTTGGACTTCGGCAAGGTTTTGGAGTCCTTGGTTCAGAAGTTGGAGTAA
- the HGT14 gene encoding Hgt14p yields MVKVNSHVDSDISGSDHVSKLDIQSISSSSFEVEMKSDNEGHKSVWKEVKDILLLKKLFEKYEERPTPSAVYNWRIYGTALIASAAAIIIGYDGGFIGGTVALNSFREEFGLDKMTSSHADYIISNIISVFHAGCFFGALFSYPFSYYWGRRISLIIAAVTITVGSAIMLAASSKNGLAPIYVGRVLAGLAVGFSTNLTPVYLSEISPPAIRGRIIALYEIGWRVGDLVGFWINYGIDSHVTPSTKQWFIPFAIQLVPSGMFLVGSVIMKESPRWLFSVNKHDEAINNLSWFRNLREDDEYIVYEVNQVKESIEYQRNNVGLGITDPFKQVFLSKDRKILYRLCLTCSLFIFQNFLGIQSINYYSPKIFASLGVDGTNATLFSTGMFGVVKFVCTFIYILFIVDSFGRRKAFMCSSTVCSICFWYIGSYLKVNDPTQPGVEAGPGGTAAIVMMYLWIASFILAWSGGPFVVGSEVFDQNIRSFVQAINAAVSWVPIFIMSRFTSDMIRAMDYGIYFFFAALAVLSVPFVYFCIPETKGIALEDMDRLFNKNLPPRIAHSVVIKEARRGAEEVMKEHQGLFKADTAKQTEGRHIEHSTTLMEFNTNKV; encoded by the coding sequence ATGGTTAAGGTTAATCTGCACGTTGATTCGGACATCTCTGGCTCGGACCATGTCTCAAAGCTTGACATCCAGTCAATACTGAGCTCCAGCTTCGAAGTTGAAATGAAAAGTGACAATGAAGGTCACAAACTGGTCTGGAAGGAGGTCAAAGACATCttattgttgaagaagttgtttgaAAAGTATGAGGAGCGGCCAACTCCATCAGCTGTCTATAACTGGAGAATATATGGCACAGCTCTCATTGCTTCTGCTGCAGCTATCATTATTGGTTACGATGGCGGGTTCATCGGTGGAACGGTAGCGTTGAACTCGTTCAGAGAAGAGTTTGGCCTCGACAAAATGACTAGTTCTCATGCCGACTATATCATCTCTAATATCATCTCTGTATTTCATGCCGGCTGTTTCTTCGGAGCTTTGTTCTCCTACCCTTTCTCATACTACTGGGGAAGACGTATCTCGCTCATTATTGCGGCCGTCACCATCACCGTGGGCTCTGCTATCATGTTGGCGGCGTCATCGAAGAATGGGTTAGCTCCTATTTATGTGGGAAGAGTGCTTGCTGGTCTTGCAGTCGGATTCTCTACAAACCTAACGCCGGTTTATCTTTCGGAAATTAGTCCCCCTGCCATAAGAGGAAGAATCATCGCATTGTACGAAATCGGCTGGCGTGTAGGCGACTTGGTTGGCTTTTGGATCAACTATGGTATCGACTCGCACGTCACGCCTAGCACAAAACAATGGTTTATTCCATTTGCAATTCAGCTCGTTCCAAGCGGCATGTTCCTCGTTGGAAGCGTGATCATGAAGGAAAGTCCCCGGTGGCTTTTTTCAGTCAACAAGCATGATGAAGCTATAAACAATTTGTCTTGGTTCAGAAATCTTCGGGAAGATGACGAATACATTGTTTATGAGGTAAACCAAGTCAAGGAGTCTATTGAGTATCAGCGCAATAACGTTGGCCTTGGAATAACCGATCCTTTTAAGCaggtcttcttgagcaaagaCCGCAAAATTCTTTACCGCTTATGCCTTACATGTTCTCTATTCATCTTCCAGAACTTCTTGGGAATTCAATCCATCAATTACTACTCTCCCAAGATTTTCGCTAGCTTGGGTGTGGATGGCACGAATGCTACTCTTTTCTCGACGGGCATGTTTGGTGTGGTCAAGTTTGTCTGTACCTTCATATACATTCTTTTTATCGTGGATTcgtttggaagaagaaaggcaTTCATGTGTTCCTCCACTGTGTGTTCTATTTGTTTTTGGTACATAGGTTCCTACCTCAAGGTCAACGATCCTACGCAACCTGGCGTCGAGGCTGGTCCTGGCGGCACTGCTGCTATCGTGATGATGTACCTTTGGATTGCATCTTTTATTCTTGCATGGTCTGGCGGACCTTTTGTTGTCGGCTCTGAGGTATTTGATCAAAACATTCGGTCGTTTGTGCAAGCGATCAACGCGGCTGTTTCTTGGGTTCCCATCTTTATCATGAGTCGTTTTACATCCGACATGATTAGAGCTATGGATTACGGcatttattttttctttgcagcaTTGGCAGTTCTATCGGTACCATTTGTGTACTTCTGCATCCCCGAAACGAAGGGGATTGCCTTAGAGGACATGGATAGATtattcaacaagaaccttCCTCCCCGCATCGCTCACTCTGTTGTTATCAAGGAGGCAAGAAGAGGTGCGGAGGAAGTCATGAAAGAGCATCAAGGATTGTTCAAAGCAGATACTGCTAAGCAGACTGAGGGACGTCATATCGAACATTCTACTACTCTCATGGAGTTCAATACGAACAAGGTCTAA
- the CDC45 gene encoding DNA replication initiation factor CDC45, giving the protein MYINPSEYGQVFSEIKRTSSSHSTCKLILFVSCLNIDSICTAKILSIVLKKNLIQYQLIPVAGYADLKGHYQKLDSEVTNVVLIGCGAMIDIESFFEIDPNDYVIESETSPTINSEDLDFKDQGPSFSRKIYVLDGNRPWNLDNIFGSQMVVCFDDGYIDENLQKERESFKVLVDASDHETSDESSGEDSDEHEVIEDEESDEGAFQEDSDGSGESRKRRREEGEMKRLRKQRRKELSTSENIIESYYNQGTAILTATTALIYALLSTIGETSMENLWLSIIGASSLDRLHPEVYDKIQPLFQEEVHRLTPTNVSTERTADSTALTIDKDYHLFLLRHWTLYDSFFYSSMVNSKLNLWTDDGRKKLHKLFAKMGISLSVAQQKWLYMDITVKKNLPVIFNKYLPLYGLEGIVREGFIRTFGFVGQLSAMECVDALAALLESDDRFGGNGKDHNKDEDINERIEEKEKLWVNNFWSSWDALNMNSHSASSRVVSSNTNSLTNALNIKKLKGYDLLMRGLEKAKEVQQIIFRTGMSVLERKLMKNLRLYRLCVLNDGSIPDLAMFNNPLILTKLGNWLLENINEIEFSMLATKGDKSFANALKPLVLASLDPASDTYLVIGLAPKYPRGLDNSARAKIAQNTKDKPYQHDFTFMTRLNTFSVAFQRVAASSDAKVRINSFESSIIEIRKDDLSPFLEKLTLSGLI; this is encoded by the coding sequence ATGTATATAAACCCTTCCGAGTATGGCCAGGTGTTTTCAGAAATCAAACGAACCTCCCTGTCCCATTCAACGTGCAAACTCATCttgtttgtttcttgtCTCAACATAGACAGCATATGTACGGCGAAGATACTCAGTATAgtgctcaagaagaacctTATTCAGTATCAGTTGATCCCCGTCGCTGGGTATGCCGATCTTAAAGGTCACTATCAAAAGCTAGATTCTGAAGTGACCAATGTTGTGCTCATTGGATGTGGTGCAATGATTGACATTGAGTCTTTTTTTGAGATAGATCCAAACGACTATGTGATCGAGAGCGAAACACTGCCGACGATAAACTCGGAAGATCTCGATTTCAAGGACCAAGGGCCTTCATTCAGCAGAAAAATCTACGTCTTGGACGGGAATAGGCCATGGAATTTGGACAACATCTTCGGGTCTCAGATGGTCGTCTGCTTCGACGACGGGTACATCGATGAAAACTTGCAGAAGGAACGTGAGAGTTTCAAGGTTCTAGTAGACGCCTCAGATCATGAGACAAGTGACGAGTCTAGTGGGGAGGACTCCGATGAACACGAGGtgattgaagatgaagagagcGATGAAGGCGCGTTTCAGGAAGATTCAGATGGGTCTGGAGAGAGTAGAAAACGTcgtcgagaagaaggagagatGAAGCGGTTACGAAAGCAGCGAAGGAAAGAGCTCAGTACCAGTGAGAATATCATTGAGTCTTACTACAACCAAGGAACGGCCATTCTCACCGCCACCACTGCTTTAATTTATGCATTGCTTTCTACCATTGGTGAGACGAGCATGGAAAATCTCTGGCTCTCCATCATCGGCGCTTCTTCTCTAGATAGACTTCACCCAGAGGTCTACGATAAGATTCagcctctttttcaagaggAAGTACATCGTTTGACGCCTACGAACGTTAGCACTGAGCGCACGGCTGATTCAACTGCTTTGACAATTGATAAGGACTACCACTTGTTCTTATTGCGCCATTGGACCCTTTACGACTCCTTCTTTTACTCATCGATGGTGAACTCAAAACTCAATCTCTGGACTGATGatggaagaaaaaagctACACAAACTCTTTGCGAAAATGGGCATCTCCCTTTCGGTAGCTCAACAGAAATGGCTTTATATGGATATCACAGTGAAAAAAAACTTGCccgtcatcttcaacaagtaccTCCCTCTTTATGGACTCGAAGGAATTGTCAGGGAAGGCTTCATCCGAACCTTTGGATTTGTCGGACAGCTATCTGCAATGGAGTGTGTTGATGCACTTGCGGCTTTATTAGAGAGCGATGATCGTTTTGGAGGTAATGGAAAAGATCACaacaaagatgaagatatcAACGAGAGAAtagaggaaaaagagaagctttggGTCAATAACTTCTGGCTGTCGTGGGATGCGCTCAACATGAATAGCCACAGCGCCTCTTCCCGTGTTGTTTCCTCAAACACTAACAGCTTGACGAATGCcctcaacatcaagaagttgaagggcTATGACTTATTGATGCGTGGTCtagaaaaagcaaaagaagttCAGCAAATTATCTTCCGAACAGGTATGTCAGTCTTAGAGAGAAAGCTCATGAAAAACTTGCGGCTTTATCGACTCTGTGTGCTCAATGACGGATCTATCCCCGATTTAGCCATGTTCAATAACCCACTTATACTTACGAAATTGGGAAAttggcttcttgagaatatAAACGAAATTGAGTTTCTGATGCTTGCCACAAAAGGCGATAAATCATTTGCCAATGCTCTTAAGCCTTTAGTGCTTGCAAGTTTGGATCCTGCGTCTGATACATATCTTGTGATTGGGCTCGCTCCCAAATATCCCAGAGGACTCGACAACTCAGCAAGAGCTAAGATTGCTCAAAACACAAAAGATAAACCATACCAGCACGACTTTACTTTCATGACTCGCTTAAATACCTTCAGCGTTGCTTTCCAACGTGTGGCAGCCTCATCCGACGCCAAAGTGAGAATCAACAGCTTTGAATCTTCAATTATTGAGATCCGTAAAGACGATCTTCTGCCTTTCCTTGAAAAACTAACATTGAGTGGATTGATTTGA
- the PEP7 gene encoding phosphatidylinositol-3-phosphate binding protein codes for MTPVSSTGASFVDDSTTATGLSDSTDVFTEHLVCPICDEDMISLTQLNRHIDDEHTERTESKGSKKRTPQKKTIKLDLFDNSNGFGLRDSIGDTTEGVSGAGQQHKLTRSHWKQPLIGKPNHCSDESCKKLLNVKNGIVNCRKCGLLYCNDHTRYKVRLSDSSEKGGVPQYDSFGIFARCCEKCYYNKASIRLGTQVNSRDLTEDFFQKRKECIAEKQSKKDILQKRFIKLAHLMSENYLWHIENKTSLFSMISAPRPPYTKEEYLEKEKEIVGYENWQIDSQITHCPLCFVQFNFLIRKHHCRLCGTIVSDLAMNSDDPSAFCSLVVPAGIFMKMLPTLNYSPLVLNNWNSLISLDPESSRYASLFSFRCCKACKNTIIPKGHGEDTNEADTIFATYNELLILKQNISHSMPRYEAMVSENLDRQNEQTNRLRAKLMKYLKDFETVTASFRRRAFRLDPQTKKHVPVTNPTLVSNMYKSMINFLQDSLLQFKRTNDSFSNLERERLSGQLGGISVSSNTVTSPVSSSASPVDQKPRLTKKQIRELREELMVVSEQKFLVESQIDDAKKGRRFDEIPALSDNISELEKRRSELEKELGEFGFD; via the coding sequence ATGACACCAGTGTCCTCCACAGGTGCTTCATTCGTGGATGATTCGACTACTGCCACTGGATTGCTGGACTCTACCGATGTGTTCACTGAGCATCTAGTATGTCCCATATGCGACGAGGATATGATCTCATTGACCCAGTTGAACAGACACATTGACGATGAGCACACTGAACGTACCGAGTCTAAGGGCTCAAAAAAGCGCACACctcagaaaaagacaatCAAGCTAGATCTTTTCGACAATAGCAATGGGTTTGGTCTCAGAGACTCTATCGGGGACACTACCGAGGGAGTGTCTGGAGCAGGACAGCAACATAAGCTAACAAGATCCCACTGGAAACAGCCTCTCATTGGGAAACCTAATCACTGCTCGGATGAATCctgcaaaaagcttctcaacgTTAAGAATGGCATAGTCAATTGCCGGAAGTGTGGATTACTTTACTGCAATGACCACACTCGATACAAAGTAAGGTTAAGTGATAGCAGCGAAAAAGGCGGTGTGCCGCAGTACGATTCATTTGGAATTTTTGCAAGATGCTGTGAAAAGTGCTATTACAACAAAGCTCTGATCAGATTAGGAACTCAGGTAAACAGCCGTGATTTGACTGAGGACTTCTTccagaaaagaaaggaatgCATTGCCGAGAAGCAATCTAAGAAAGACATACTTCAAAAACGTTTTATTAAGCTCGCCCACCTTATGAGTGAAAATTACTTGTGGCACATCGAGAACAAGACTTCACTTTTCCTGATGATTAGTGCACCAAGACCACCATATACAAAAGAGGAatacttggagaaagaaaaagaaattgtcGGATATGAAAATTGGCAGATCGACAGCCAGATTACCCACTGCCCATTGTGCTTCGTTCAATTCAATTTTCTCATTAGAAAGCATCATTGCAGGCTATGCGGGACAATCGTTAGCGATCTCGCAATGAACTCTGACGATCCATCTGCATTCTGCTCGTTAGTAGTGCCAGCTGGTATATTCATGAAAATGCTACCGACGTTGAACTACCTGCCGCTTGTTTTGAACAATTGGAACTCGCTAATACTGCTAGACCCGGAGTCTTCGAGGTATGCAAGTCTATTTTCCTTTAGGTGTTGTAAGGCGTGCAAGAACACAATAATACCAAAGGGCCATGGTGAAGACACAAATGAAGCTGACACAATATTCGCAACTTACAACGAGCTTTTAATCCTAAAACAAAATATATCACATAGCATGCCGCGATATGAAGCGATGGTGCTGGAAAACCTTGATCGTCAGAATGAGCAAACGAATAGGTTACGAGCGAAACTCATGAAATATCTCAAGGATTTTGAAACAGTCACTGCATCCTTTAGACGACGGGCCTTTCGTCTTGACCCTCAGACAAAAAAGCATGTACCCGTGACAAATCCGACACTCGTTTCAAATATGTACAAGCTGATGATTAATTTCTTGCAAGATTCATTACTTCAATTCAAACGTACTAATGATTCCTTTCTGAATTTGGAAAGGGAGCGATTGTCTGGTCAGCTTGGAGGGATTTCAGTGTCTTCAAATACAGTGACATCACCAGTGTCTTCGTCAGCTAGCCCAGTCGACCAAAAGCCAAGGCTcacaaagaaacaaataAGGGAGTTACGAGAGGAACTTATGGTTGTAAGTGAGCAGAAATTCTTGGTAGAGCTGCAAATTGACGATgccaaaaaaggaagaagatttgatgagatcCCAGCACTTTCAGATAATATCAGTGAGCTAGAAAAGCGCAGGCTGGAGCTCGAGAAAGAATTGGGTGAATTCGGCTTTGACTAA
- the PTC7 gene encoding type 2C protein phosphatase PTC7 encodes MLLSALTKRALVGYTSHHAASECLQTAAFKRYFSFSSFSRAPKNSASNPEDTSDNQWSSSESEASFDGSNSSSSAGAASSTSASYNYDKSSIDRIVNFNVAVAFQPKNRTKSNVFTRNTKLTPAELSPSGEDNLFVTTQSSDGYFALGVADGVGGWAEAGYDSSAISRELCHSMKTIFENASKQHSLTPKSLLCSAFDEIAKSPKVEIGGTTACLGIISPDRKLKVANLGDSWCGVFRDCKLVEETQFQTHNFNTPYQLAKIPQQILQAAARQGKKYITDSPQQSDEYAWQLQKGDLVLFATDGVTDNVVPQDIEVFLKDKRDKKAPLADTATSLVKEVVKVSKDQNFPSAFAQELSRLTGQKYLGGKEDDVTVVMVEVL; translated from the coding sequence ATGCTCTTGTCAGCTCTAACCAAAAGAGCCCTAGTTGGGTACACTTCCCACCACGCTGCCTCTGAATGTCTCCAAACTGCTGCGTTCAAAAGATATTTTTCGTTTTCGTCGTTCAGCAGGGCACCAAAGAACTCTGCATCGAACCCCGAAGATACCTCAGACAACCAATGGAGCTCCAGTGAATCAGAAGCCTCCTTTGATGGATCCaattcctcgtcatcagcaggtgctgcttcttcaacgtcTGCATCATATAACTACGACAAGTCTTCGATTGATAGGATAGTCAATTTCAATGTGGCGGTGGCTTTTCAACCTAAGAATCGTACAAAGTCCAATGTATTCACAAGAAACACTAAGCTTACACCAGCAGAATTGCTGCCCTCGGGCGAGGATAACTTGTTCGTAACGACACAGTCTTCGGATGGCTACTTTGCTTTGGGTGTAGCTGATGGCGTCGGCGGATGGGCTGAAGCCGGGTACGATTCCTCAGCCATTTCTAGGGAACTCTGCCACAGTATGAAGACCATCTTTGAGAATGCATCCAAACAACACTCTCTCACACCcaaatctcttctttgcagtgcttttgatgagattgcTAAATCCCCAAAAGTGGAAATTGGTGGAACTACTGCATGTCTTGGAATCATATCCCCTGATAGAAAACTCAAGGTAGCCAACTTGGGTGACTCTTGGTGTGGTGTATTCAGAGACTGCAAGCTCGTGGAGGAGACTCAATTCCAGACTCACAACTTCAACACTCCTTATCAGTTGGCAAAAATTCCGCAACAGATTTTGCAGGCTGCAGCTCGTCAGGGCAAGAAATACATCACCGATTCACCTCAACAGAGTGACGAGTACGCTTGGCAACTTCAAAAAGGAGACCTTGTGCTTTTTGCTACCGATGGTGTCACTGATAATGTTGTTCCGCAAGACATCGAGGTGTTTTTGAAGGacaaaagagacaagaagGCTCCGTTGGCTGACACCGCCACAAGCTTGGTCAAGGAAGTTGTCAAGGTTTCTAAGGATCAGAATTTCCCGAGTGCCTTTGCTCAAGAGTTGTCCAGACTTACCGGTCAAAAATATTTGggtggaaaagaagacgatGTAACAGTAGTTATGGTAGAAGTGCTTTAA